AGCGCGCTCCACACCCCGGTGGCCACGTCGACCCCGTCGGTCCCCGCGACCCGCCGCCCGACCAGGGTCACGGCCGCGCCGGCTTCCTCCCCCTCGACCCCGAGCAGCCCCCGCAACTCCTCCCCGGTCCGCCCCCGAGCCCCGGCCGCCACGACCCCGAGCGCCAGCCACAACCCGACGGGCGACACGACGAAGTCGTCGTCCCCGAGCCGCGACAGCCACCGCGCGGCCAGGGTCCGTATCGCGTCCGCCGCCGCATCCGCTTCGGGGGTACCGGAGCCGTGGGTCATATCCTGCCTTCCATGAGCATCGTGAAGATCAATGTCCTGACCGTGCCGGCCGAGCAGCGGGAGGTGCTCGAGCAGCGGTTCGCCTCTCGGGCCGGGGCCGTGGAGGGGTCCGACGGGTTCGAGTGGTTCGAGCTGCTGCGCCCGGTGGAGGGCACCGACCAGTACCTGGTGTACACCCGGTGGCGCAGCGAGGAGGACTTCCAGAACTGGATGAGCGGTTCCATGAAGGACGCTCACCAGGGTGGTGGTGGCGAGCGGCCGAAGCCCGCGGCCTCCGGCTCCACCCTGTGGTCCTTCGAGGTCGTCCAGCAGGCGTCGCCCAAGTAATTCGGCGGCGGGCATGGTCATGCGGGCCTCAGAATGGCCCGCATGACCTGGACTTTCTCTCCTGAGCGCGTCGACACCCCGGACGCGACCTCGCTGCGGCGCGACTACTACGACGACGTCGCCAGCCGCTACTGGAAGCGGCCCGCGACCGAGGCCGAGATAGACGAGGGCCTGACGAACGACGGGGTCGAGAAGCTGACGCCGCCGACCGGGCAGTTCCTCGTCGCCCGGTTCGAGGGGAAGCCGGCCGGGTGCGGCGGCGTCCTGATGCTGGACGACGAACGCGCCGAGCTGACCCGGGTGTTCCTCCGGCACGCCTACCGCGGGGCGGGCGGCGCGGGCGGCCTGCTGCGCCGCCTGGAAGAGGAGGCGCGGGCGCTCGGCGCGCGCCGGATGGTCCTCAACACCCGCCTGGACCTGGTCGAGGCACGCGCCCTGTACACGCGGCACGGGTACGACGAGATCCCCGCGTACTGCACCGGGCCCTACATGGACATCTGGTACGGCAAGGAGCTCTGAGCCCCTCCGGGTTCAGCCGTGGTCGTCGCGGGGTGGCCCTTGGTGGTCGCCGGGCGGCCCTTGGCGGTCGCGGGGCGGTTCGTGGTGGTCGCGGGGCGGTTCCGGTGTGGGGGGCAGCTCCCCGTCCGGGCCGCGCAGTTCGGCCGTCAGCTCCTCCACCAGCTGGACGAGGTCGGTGGGCCGGTCGGGTCCCCACCAGTCGCCGAGGAGTTCGGCGAGCGACTCCTCCCTGGCCCTGGCCAGTACCGTCGCCGCCCCCACCCCCTCCTCGGTGAGGGTCAGCTGGACGCCCTCCCGGGCCACCAGGCGCCGCTCCTCCACCTGCCGGGACGCCTCCGTGATCACCCCCAGCGGTACGGGGGTGGTCTCGGCCAGCCGGGAGGGTTCGACGGTCCCGTGGCGGCGGATGCGCAGCAGCAGCCAGCTCGCGGCCGGCTGCAGGTCGAGCCCGGCGCGGGCGGTGATCTTCACGTAGATCGCCTTGCGGCCCTCCTGGGACCCGAGGACGGACAGGGCGCGGGCGCGCTCCTCGTACGAGGAGCGCTCGGCCGGGTGGGAGGCGAGCGTCCGGCTGGTGTCGGGCGGGGTCACCGAGGCGCGCAGCTTGTCCTCCTTCAGGAACCAGGAGATGACGAAGGCGACGAGGACGACCGGCGCCGCGTACAGGAAGACGTCCGTGATGGACGTGGCGTAGGCGTGCAGGACGGACGGCCGCAGCTCGGGCGGGAGCTGGGCGATGGCGCGCGGGTCGGCGGCGACCCGGTCGGCTCCGGTGCCGGGCGGGAGCTCCGTACCCGCGCTCGCGAACACGTCGTCGAGTTTGCCCGTGAGCCGGTGGGTGAAGATCGTGCCGAAGACGGCGACGCCGAAGGAGGCGCCGATGGAGCGGAAGAAGGTCGCTCCGGAGGTCGCGACGCCGAGGTCCTCGTGCGAGACGGCGTTCTGCACGACCAGGACGAGGACCTGCATGACGAGGCCGAGTCCGGCGCCGAAGACGAAGAAGCAGACGCTCATCGACCAGGTCGAGCTGGTCTCCGTCAGCTGGTGGAGCAGGAACAGACCGAGCCCGGTGAGGGCGGTGCCGGCGATCGGGAAGACCTTCCAGCGGCCGGTGCGCGACACGATCTGGCCGGAGCCGGTCGAGGCGATGAAGATGCCGAGGACCATGGGCAGCATGTGGACGCCGGACATGGTCGGGGTGACGCCCTGGACCACCTGGAGGAAGGCCGGCAGATAGGTCATCGCGCCGAACATGGCGAAGCCGACGACGAAGCTGATCACCGAGACGAGGCTGAAGGTCCGGATCCGGAACAGCTTGAGCGGCAGCACGGGCTCGGCGGCCCGCCGCTCGACGTTCACGAACCAGACGAGGAGTACGGCTCCGAGGACGGCCAGTCCGGTGATCTGCGGCGAGCCCCACGCCCAGGTGGTGCCGCCGAGCGAGGTCACCAGGACCAGGCAGGTGGCGACCGAGGCGATGAGGAAGGTGCCGAGGTAGTCGATCGTGTGGCGGGTGGAGCGGACCGGGATGTGCAGGACGGCAGCGATGACGAAGAGGGCGACGATGCCGATGGGGAGGTTGATGTAGAAGACCCAGCGCCAGGAGAGATGCTGGGTGAAGAGCCCGCCGAGCAGGGGGCCGAGGACGCTGGTGCCGCCGAAGACGGCGCCGAAGAGGCCCTGGTACCTGCCGCGCTCCCGGGGCGGGACGAGGTCGCCGACGATCGCCATGGCCAGGACGATGAGACCGCCGCCGCCGAGGCCCTGGATCGCACGGTAGGCGATGAGCTGCGGCATGTTCTGGGCGATGCCGCAGAGGGCGGAGCCGACCAGGAAGACGACGATGGCGCCCTGGAAGAGCTTCTTGCGCCCGTACTGGTCGCCGAGCTTGCCCCAGAGGGGGGTTCCGGCCGTGGACGCGAGCAGATAGGCGGTGACCACCCAGGAGAGGTGTTCCATGCCGCCGAGCTCGCTGACGATGGTCGGCAGGGCGGTGGAGACGATGGTCT
This is a stretch of genomic DNA from Streptomyces sp. R44. It encodes these proteins:
- a CDS encoding antibiotic biosynthesis monooxygenase codes for the protein MSIVKINVLTVPAEQREVLEQRFASRAGAVEGSDGFEWFELLRPVEGTDQYLVYTRWRSEEDFQNWMSGSMKDAHQGGGGERPKPAASGSTLWSFEVVQQASPK
- a CDS encoding GNAT family N-acetyltransferase encodes the protein MARMTWTFSPERVDTPDATSLRRDYYDDVASRYWKRPATEAEIDEGLTNDGVEKLTPPTGQFLVARFEGKPAGCGGVLMLDDERAELTRVFLRHAYRGAGGAGGLLRRLEEEARALGARRMVLNTRLDLVEARALYTRHGYDEIPAYCTGPYMDIWYGKEL
- a CDS encoding MFS transporter, producing the protein MAQDTHPSQLGEADVPVPGEGQSHRTVLVAIGALLLGMLLAALDQTIVSTALPTIVSELGGMEHLSWVVTAYLLASTAGTPLWGKLGDQYGRKKLFQGAIVVFLVGSALCGIAQNMPQLIAYRAIQGLGGGGLIVLAMAIVGDLVPPRERGRYQGLFGAVFGGTSVLGPLLGGLFTQHLSWRWVFYINLPIGIVALFVIAAVLHIPVRSTRHTIDYLGTFLIASVATCLVLVTSLGGTTWAWGSPQITGLAVLGAVLLVWFVNVERRAAEPVLPLKLFRIRTFSLVSVISFVVGFAMFGAMTYLPAFLQVVQGVTPTMSGVHMLPMVLGIFIASTGSGQIVSRTGRWKVFPIAGTALTGLGLFLLHQLTETSSTWSMSVCFFVFGAGLGLVMQVLVLVVQNAVSHEDLGVATSGATFFRSIGASFGVAVFGTIFTHRLTGKLDDVFASAGTELPPGTGADRVAADPRAIAQLPPELRPSVLHAYATSITDVFLYAAPVVLVAFVISWFLKEDKLRASVTPPDTSRTLASHPAERSSYEERARALSVLGSQEGRKAIYVKITARAGLDLQPAASWLLLRIRRHGTVEPSRLAETTPVPLGVITEASRQVEERRLVAREGVQLTLTEEGVGAATVLARAREESLAELLGDWWGPDRPTDLVQLVEELTAELRGPDGELPPTPEPPRDHHEPPRDRQGPPGDHQGPPRDDHG